In Oryza glaberrima chromosome 8, OglaRS2, whole genome shotgun sequence, the following are encoded in one genomic region:
- the LOC127781729 gene encoding chaperonin-like RBCX protein 1, chloroplastic has protein sequence MASPRCAAVALLHPAGVAAGGGARRRVLLLDQERPLWGTEVRRRRRRRFSSLETPPRCSKMYVPGFGEGSPEKKAARNLQHFFNYIAVRVVLTQLESYNREAYGELMDFVNRNSLNDADTFCKKLIRESPRHKQLAMRILEVRSAYVKHDFEWDNLKRLSFKMVDEANTKLMRDYVLETSHIEDDN, from the exons ATGGCGTCTCctcgctgcgccgccgtcgccctcctccatcccgccggagtcgccgccggcggcggagctcgccggcgtgtcctcctcctcgaccaaGAGCGGCCGTTGTGGGGGACGGAggtgcgccggcgccggcgccggcgtttCTCGAGCCTCGAGACACCGCCGCGGTGCAGCAAGATGTACGTACCCG GCTTCGGAGAgggatcgccggagaagaaggcaGCAAGAAACCTGCAGCACTTCTTCAACTACATTGCTGTCAGGGTTGTGCTCACACAGCTTGAG AGTTACAACCGGGAAGCATATGGTGAGCTGATGGATTTCGTGAACCGAAACTCCCTCAACGACGCTGATACTTTCTGCAAGAAGTTGATCCGCGAGTCTCCAAGGCACAAGCAGCTAG CAATGAGGATCTTGGAG GTCCGATCTGCTTATGTCAAGCATGATTTCGAGTGGGATAATCTGAAAAGGTTATCTTTCAAG ATGGTTGATGAGGCCAACACAAAGCTCATGAGGGACTATGTCTTGGAGACCAGCCACATCGAAGACGATAACTGA
- the LOC127781723 gene encoding dynamin-2A-like, producing MEAIEELSELADATRQASALLADDDPSEQPAQRRGGSSFLTVVALGNIGAGKSAVLNGLIGHPVLPTGENGATRAPICVDLQRDASLSSKSIMLQIDSKSQQVSASSLRHSLQDRLTKAGSFGKGRSEEINVKLCTSTAPPLKLIDLPGIDQRSMDESMIGNYAARNDAILLVIVPALQAPDVASSRALRIARELDSEGSRTIGVVSKVDQVAEDQRALLAVQALLVNQGPRTAADIQWIATIGNSVPIASVQSGVGSESSPETIWKVEVESLKSILLGSPQSKLGREALVDSLAKQIRTRIKVRLPNLLNGLQGKSQIIQEELAKLGEQMVQSSEGTRVIALGLCREFEDKFLQHITGVEGGGWKVVASFEGKFPTRIKQLPLDKHFDMKNVKRIVLEADGYQPYLISPEKGLRSLIKGLLELAKEPSILLVDEVHRVLLDIVSATANATPGLGRYPPFKREVIAIGSAALDGFKDEAKKMVIALVDMERAFVPPQHFIRLLQRRMERQRHEDELKSRSTKKVSDAEPSKATSPQTQTKEGSNLQVLGPAGEITAGFLFKKRAKANDWSNRWFVLNERSGKLGYTKKQEERHFRGVINLEECNLEEVLDEEDPTRSLKDPKKPNVPDIGTPGLIFKITHKVAYKNVLKAHKAIILKAESVAEKTEWVTKIRSIVDQKGASATSGLPMRQSHSDGSLMSTSKKDGSLDTMLRKPVDPEEELKWISQEVRGYVEAVLSSLAANVPKAVVLCQVEKAKEDMLNQLYTSISMRSVERIEELIQEDHSVKHRREKIKKQSSLLSKVTRLLRIHDNRSATSNWSNDSAGSDSNPGSSGQSGDEWKSAFDPSQDVDPSAAGTNTGSRRIPSRMPPPPPQGG from the exons ATGGAGGCGATCGAGGAGCTCTCGGAGCTCGCCGACGCCACGCGGCAGGCCTccgcgctgctcgccgacgacgacccgtCGGAGCAGCCCGCGCAGCGGCGCGGGGGTTCCTCCTTCCTCACCGTCGTCGCGCTCGGCAACATC GGAGCGGGGAAATCCGCGGTGCTCAATGGATTGATCGGCCACCCCGTTCTC CCTACCGGGGAGAATGGTGCGACGAGGGCCCCAATATGCGTAGATCTTCAGAGAGATGCATCACTCAGCAGCAAATCCATCATGCTGCAAATTGACAGCAAGTCGCAGCAGGTTTCTGCCA GTTCCCTCAGGCATTCGCTGCAGGACCGGTTAACCAAGGCCGGTAGTTTTGGGAAGGGGCGATCGGAGGAGATAAATGTGAAATTATGCACGAGCACTG CCCCTCCATTAAAACTAATTGATTTACCGGGGATTGATCAGCGGAGCATGGATGAATCAATG ATTGGGAACTATGCTGCACGCAATGATGCAATTTTGCTAGTTATCGTTCCAGCTCTACAAGCACCTGATGTAGCATCTTCTCGAGCTCTAAGGATTGCCAGAGAACTAGATTCAGAAG GTAGTAGAACTATTGGTGTCGTAAGTAAAGTTGATCAAGTAGCCGAAGACCAGAGAGCTCTTCTTGCTGTTCAGGCCCTGCTTGTAAACCAAGGCCCTAGAACTGCAGCTGACATTCAGTGGATAGCTACGATCGGGAACTCTGTTCCTATTGCCTCTGTTCAGTCTGGAGTAGGTTCTGAATCCTCACCAGAAACTATTTGGAAAGTTGAAGTTGAAAGCCTTAAATCTATACTTCTTGGATCTCCGCAAAGTAAACTTGGTAGGGAGGCTTTAGTTGATTCACTTGCTAAGCAGATAAGAACACGGATAAAAGTTAGACTCCCAAATCTCCTGAATGG TCTTCAAGGCAAGTCTCAAATAATCCAGGAGGAATTAGCAAAACTTGGAGAACAGATGGTCCAAAGTTCGGAAGGAACTCGGGTCATTGCTTTAGGACTTTGCCGGGAATTTGAGGACAAATTTCTTCAACATATTACTGGTGTTGAG GGTGGAGGTTGGAAAGTTGTTGCAAGCTTTGAGGGGAAGTTCCCAACCAGGATCAAACAACTCCCTCTGGACAAGCATTTTGATATGAAAAATGTGAAAAGG ATTGTTCTTGAGGCTGATGGTTACCAACCATACCTGATATCACCTGAAAAAGGTTTAAGATCTCTTATAAAAGGTCTTCTAGAATTAGCAAAGGAACCATCGATACTCCTTGTGGATGAG GTTCACCGTGTATTGCTAGATATAGTATCAGCCACAGCAAATGCCACCCCAGGACTTGGCAGATATCCTCCATTTAAGCGTGAG GTAATTGCAATTGGATCTGCTGCTTTAGATGGCTTTAAAGATGAGGCTAAAAAGATGGTAATTGCACTAGTGGATATGGAACGAGCATTCGTGCCTCCCCAGCATTTTATCCGCTTGTTGCAGAGAAG AATGGAAAGGCAACGTCACGAAGATGAGCTGAAAAGTCGCTCAACAAAGAAGGTTTCAGATGCAGAACCTAGCAAA GCCACAAGTCCACAAacccaaacaaaagaaggatCAAATTTACAAGTCTTAGGACCTGCAGGAGAAATTACTGCTG GTTTCCTTTTCAAAAAACGTGCAAAAGCAAATGACTGGAGTAACCGCTGGTTTGTTCTAAATGAGAGAAGTGGAAAG CTTGGTTACACCAAGAAACAAGAGGAGAGGCATTTTCGAGGCGTCATCAATTTGGAG GAGTGCAATCTTGAGGAAGTTTTAGATGAGGAAGATCCTACGAGAAGCCTTAAAGATCCTAAAAAGCCAAATGTGCCAGATATTGGAACTCCTGGTCTCATTTTCAAGATTACCCATAAGGTTGCttataaaaatgttttaaaag CTCACAAGGCTATTATACTGAAGGCTGAAAGTGTGGCGGAAAAAACTGAATGGGTTACTAAGATTAGGAGCATTGTTGACCAAAAAGGAGCTTCTGCAACGAGTGGTTTACCAATGAGGCAAAGCCATTCGGATGGTTCTCTAATGTCCACTTCTAAAAAGGATGGTTCTCTA GACACGATGCTTAGAAAGCCAGTAGATCCTGAGGAAGAGCTTAAATGGATATCTCAAGAAGTCCGTGGGTATGTGGAAGCTGTTCTCAGCAGTCTTGCGGCAAATGTCCCCA AGGCTGTGGTTCTTTGCCAAGTTGAGAAGGCAAAGGAAGACATGCTTAATCAGCTCTATACTTCGATAAG CATGCGAAGCGTAGAAAGGATTGAAGAGCTAATCCAGGAGGACCACAGTGTGAAGCACAGGCGTGAAAAAATCAAAAAGCAATCATCACTTCTTTCCAAGGTTACTCGTCTGCTCCGTATCCATGATAATCGCTCAGCTACTTCTAATTGGTCGAATGATTCTGCTGGATCAG ATAGTAATCCAGGGAGCAGTGGCCAGTCTGGAGACGAATGGAAATCTGCATTTGATCCATCACAAGATGTTGATCCATCTGCTGCTGGAACAAACACGGGGAGCCGCCGCATTCCGAGCCGaatgccgccgccacctccacagGGTGGTTGA
- the LOC127781725 gene encoding endoglucanase 21, with protein MAAATTMCAAVAVLLVLTSTMAAAAGDGDGDGDGGGFDYKKALHSGLLYFEAQRSGHLPYNQRVRWRGHSGLADGLQQGVDLVGGYYDAGDNVKFGLPMAFTMTMLSWAAAEFWDEIAAAGERRHVLEAIKWGTDYLVKAHTAADELWAEVGDGDTDHYCWQRPEDMTTSRQAYKVDRDNPGSDVAGETAAALAAASIVFRRSNPRYSRLLLRHAEQLFDFGDRYRGKYDSSIGEVRAYYASVSGYGDELLWAALWLHRATGRRGYLDYAVAMADELGGVGWAVTEFSWDVKYAGLQILAAKVLMDGGDHPAAHAATLEQYRSKAEQYLCACLGKNAAAGDNVNRTAGGMLFVRRWNNMQYVTNAAFLLTVYSRYLRDSGGDTIRCSGGAMATGDELAAMARAQADYVLGDNPAGVSYMVGYGRRFPRRVHHRGASMVSHRADGRFVGCVQGYDRWFRRGGANPNVVAGAIVGGPDHRDRFRDSRDNYMQTEACTYNTAPMVGVFAHLHAQKMAARTANNNADRSMIKRVD; from the coding sequence atggcggcggcgacgacaatgTGCGCCGCGGTGGCGGTGCTCCTCGTTCTGACGTCGAcaatggcggccgccgccggcgatggcgatggcgatggcgatggcggtggcttCGACTACAAGAAGGCGCTGCACAGCGGGCTGCTCTACTTCGAGGCGCAGCGGTCGGGGCACCTGCCGTACAACCAGCGGGTGCGGTGGCGCGGCCACTCGGGGCTCGCCGACGGGCTGCAGCAAGGGgtggacctcgtcggcggctACTACGACGCCGGCGACAACGTGAAGTTCGGCCTGCCCATGGCGTTCACGATGACGATGCTGTCGTGGGCCGCGGCGGAGTTCTGGGacgagatcgccgccgccggcgagcggcggcacgtGCTGGAGGCCATCAAGTGGGGCACCGACTACCTCGTGAAGGCgcacaccgccgccgacgagctgtgggccgaggtcggcgacggcgacaccgACCACTACTGCTGGCAGCGGCCGGAGGACATGACGACGTCGAGGCAGGCCTACAAGGTGGACCGCGACAACCCCGGctccgacgtcgccggcgagaccgccgccgcgctcgccgccgcgtccatcGTGTTCCGCCGCTCCAACCCCCGCTactcccgcctcctcctccgccacgccgAGCAGCTGTTCGACTTCGGCGACAGGTACAGGGGCAAGTACGACAGCAGCATCGGCGAGGTGAGGGCGTACTACGCGTCGGTGAGCGGCTACGGCGACGAGCTGCTGTGGGCGGCGCTGTGGCTGCaccgcgccaccggccgccgcggctACCTCGACTacgccgtcgccatggccgacgagctcggcggcgtcggctggGCCGTCACCGAGTTCAGCTGGGACGTCAAGTACGCCGGCCTCCAGATCCTCGCCGCCAAGGTGCTcatggacggcggcgaccacccggcggcgcacgcggcgaCGCTGGAGCAGTACAGGTCCAAGGCGGAGCAGTACCTCTGCGCCTGCCTCGGcaagaacgccgccgccggcgacaacgTCAACCGCACCGCCGGCGGCATGCTGTTCGTCCGCCGCTGGAACAACATGCAGTACGTCACCaacgccgccttcctcctcaccgTCTACTCCCGCTACCTCCGCGACTCCGGCGGCGACACCATCCGGTGCTCCGGTGGGGCTATGGCAACCGGCGACGAgttggcggcgatggcgagggcgCAGGCGGACTACGTGCTGGGCGACAACCCGGCGGGGGTGAGCTACATGGTCGGGTACGGGCGGCGGTTCCCGCGGCGGGTGCACCACCGCGGGGCGTCCATGGTGTCGCACCGCGCGGACGGGCGGTTCGTGGGGTGCGTGCAGGGGTACGACCGCTGgttccggcgcggcggcgcgaacccGAACGTGGTCGCCGGAGCCATCGTCGGCGGGCCGGACCACCGCGACAGGTTCAGGGACAGCCGCGACAACTACATGCAGACGGAGGCGTGCACGTACAACACCGCGCCCATGGTCGGCGTCTTCGCGCACCTGCACGCCCAGAAGATGGCGGCGAGGACTGCTAATAATaatgccgatcgatcgatgattaAACGAGTGGATTGA